Proteins found in one Paenibacillus dendritiformis genomic segment:
- a CDS encoding baseplate J/gp47 family protein: MLTEAGLKRKTYHEIYEEMAAGMSKRLGQDINMSETSPLGMMMQVFAWHLAELWEDVEQVYHESYIQYATGVQLDALAVFYGLRRKLEQAAHGRIQVTGTPNYTVQPGLQVGTKSGVWFTTDEVCALDESGKGAVTVTAMVPGSTGNVPAGSVTELLTSVKEIAAITNPNSMTDGRERENDTEFRDRLRAARDGSHAATVDAIVSALLQLPEVKSAAVRVNDTMETNAEGVPPKSIRAYVHGGQSEQIARTLFEKKAAGIGTDGTERVKVRDVSGNEHEICFSRMKLLDAHVEAVVKAGPSFPARGEDDIVTAIAQYIGGVGADRQDYTGLPQGSRIVYSRLLAAIQNVDGVEEVSELKVKLGAGDWVSGNVDIPLYEVARVAPERIKVAVSDD; this comes from the coding sequence ATGCTGACAGAAGCGGGATTGAAGCGTAAGACGTACCATGAGATTTATGAGGAAATGGCGGCCGGCATGAGCAAGCGGCTGGGTCAGGATATCAATATGTCGGAGACGTCGCCGCTCGGCATGATGATGCAGGTGTTCGCCTGGCATTTGGCGGAGCTGTGGGAGGATGTCGAGCAGGTGTACCATGAGTCGTACATTCAATATGCGACAGGGGTCCAGTTGGATGCTTTGGCCGTATTCTACGGTCTGCGGCGGAAGCTGGAGCAGGCCGCGCATGGGCGTATTCAGGTGACCGGAACCCCGAATTATACGGTGCAGCCGGGATTGCAGGTTGGCACGAAGTCGGGGGTCTGGTTCACCACGGACGAGGTTTGCGCGCTGGATGAGAGCGGCAAGGGCGCGGTCACGGTGACGGCGATGGTGCCGGGCAGCACCGGCAACGTTCCGGCTGGCTCGGTCACGGAGCTGCTTACATCGGTGAAGGAGATTGCGGCGATCACGAATCCGAATAGCATGACTGACGGACGCGAGCGGGAAAATGACACCGAATTCCGCGATCGGCTGCGGGCGGCCCGGGATGGCAGCCATGCCGCCACGGTGGACGCGATCGTATCGGCTCTGCTGCAGCTTCCGGAGGTGAAGTCGGCGGCCGTACGCGTCAACGATACGATGGAGACGAACGCGGAAGGCGTTCCGCCGAAGTCGATTCGCGCCTATGTGCACGGGGGGCAGTCGGAGCAGATTGCACGGACCCTTTTCGAGAAAAAGGCGGCGGGCATCGGCACCGACGGCACGGAGAGGGTCAAGGTACGGGATGTGAGCGGGAACGAGCATGAGATTTGCTTCAGCCGCATGAAGCTGCTGGATGCGCATGTGGAAGCCGTCGTCAAGGCGGGGCCGTCGTTCCCGGCACGCGGCGAGGACGACATCGTCACCGCGATCGCGCAGTATATCGGCGGCGTCGGCGCGGATCGGCAGGATTATACTGGCCTGCCGCAAGGCTCGCGCATCGTGTACAGCCGCTTGCTGGCGGCGATTCAAAACGTGGACGGCGTCGAAGAAGTGAGCGAATTGAAGGTGAAGCTGGGCGCGGGCGACTGGGTCAGCGGCAACGTCGATATTCCGCTGTATGAGGTGGCCCGCGTGGCGCCGGAGCGGATTAAGGTGGCGGTAAGCGATGATTAA
- a CDS encoding DUF2634 domain-containing protein — translation MRTWALHEGDIRITDGDIAWIDGREELAQAVCIRLSTRLGEYFLAPDMGLDHERLVGKQVSEDSIREAIMRCIADEPRVQSVEEVTVEWDAHSRTVQAHVLMTSADGEEVELVYADRSGIEA, via the coding sequence ATGAGAACGTGGGCGCTCCATGAAGGAGATATTCGAATAACCGATGGAGATATCGCCTGGATCGACGGGCGCGAGGAACTGGCGCAAGCGGTTTGCATTCGGCTGAGCACCCGTTTGGGCGAATATTTTTTGGCGCCGGATATGGGGCTTGATCATGAGCGGCTCGTCGGCAAGCAGGTAAGCGAAGACAGCATTCGCGAGGCGATTATGCGCTGCATCGCGGATGAACCGCGCGTGCAATCGGTGGAAGAAGTCACCGTGGAATGGGATGCGCATTCGCGCACCGTGCAGGCGCATGTCCTGATGACGAGCGCGGACGGAGAGGAGGTTGAGCTTGTCTATGCTGACAGAAGCGGGATTGAAGCGTAA
- a CDS encoding phage protein has product MEYLYKRGCEILIGGYRFTYGDLTMQVIADFDDDKEPSESTVEIYNLSKHTLANIRTGMRVIVNAGYGKDLGTVLQGRIVEVRTKREQTERITTIQVKDDVAVSIYEMAHTYRPGTKASAIIHDLLTQAQIPHGPVDLESDHTYMKGFIVKGDPVDAIRRAASACKTGVYTRQGKLYFQAQSNGGGGSSIVRLSPKSGLIGSPQSYEENKEAGVRATSLLNYRLHAGAQIRLVSEEFEGVYKVKRGKHTVSADQFLTEVDLVKI; this is encoded by the coding sequence ATGGAATACTTATATAAGCGCGGCTGCGAGATTCTGATTGGCGGATACCGCTTCACCTATGGAGACTTGACGATGCAGGTCATCGCCGACTTCGACGACGACAAGGAACCGAGCGAATCAACGGTGGAGATCTACAATCTGTCCAAGCATACGCTCGCAAATATTCGGACCGGCATGCGCGTCATTGTGAACGCGGGGTACGGCAAAGACCTCGGCACGGTGCTTCAGGGCCGCATCGTGGAGGTGCGGACGAAGCGGGAGCAGACCGAACGGATCACGACGATTCAAGTGAAGGATGACGTGGCGGTCTCCATCTATGAGATGGCGCATACGTACCGGCCCGGGACGAAGGCGAGCGCGATCATTCACGATCTGCTGACGCAGGCGCAGATTCCGCATGGACCGGTAGATTTGGAATCGGATCATACCTATATGAAGGGCTTTATCGTGAAGGGCGATCCGGTGGACGCGATTCGCCGCGCGGCTTCCGCCTGCAAGACCGGCGTATATACGCGGCAGGGGAAGCTTTATTTTCAGGCGCAGAGCAATGGGGGCGGAGGAAGCTCCATCGTCAGGCTATCGCCGAAGAGCGGCTTGATCGGCAGCCCGCAGTCCTATGAGGAGAACAAGGAGGCTGGGGTCCGGGCGACATCCCTTCTGAACTACCGGCTGCATGCGGGCGCGCAGATCCGGCTCGTCAGCGAAGAGTTCGAAGGCGTGTACAAGGTGAAGCGGGGCAAGCATACGGTGTCGGCGGATCAATTCCTGACTGAGGTGGATTTGGTCAAAATCTAG
- a CDS encoding phage baseplate plug family protein, producing the protein MAIIRIDKDLIPYSFDMDLGERTYTFEVRYNAAHDYFTVDLSEGDKPLALGVKLVWGLPLFESMETREFPLEVIVPYGDHPGELITWDTLGQSVHLHLGDDDGILI; encoded by the coding sequence ATGGCAATCATCCGGATAGATAAAGATCTGATTCCCTACTCCTTCGATATGGACTTGGGGGAACGAACATACACGTTCGAAGTGCGCTACAATGCGGCGCATGATTATTTTACGGTGGATCTGTCCGAAGGGGATAAGCCGCTGGCGCTCGGCGTGAAGCTCGTGTGGGGGCTGCCCTTGTTCGAGAGCATGGAGACGCGCGAGTTCCCGCTGGAGGTCATTGTGCCATATGGCGATCATCCGGGAGAGTTGATTACTTGGGACACGCTGGGGCAGTCTGTGCACCTTCATTTGGGGGATGACGATGGAATACTTATATAA
- a CDS encoding LysM peptidoglycan-binding domain-containing protein — translation MISEEPEYSVQVSSHNIEKGGMVTDHVQRETVSLHLEGLLIGPQASNYRHRLVTAMNEGKLLQYSGRNMLLNCVITSLRTTHDNSIANGMSFAMTLKQVNLVKIAYDKLPPKRKAAVKPKSRSGKRNTAYRPKPDVHVVRPGQSVKDIAAYYQVSEAGIRAGMKLAGMPGIAQAGMIVALQTGKKLLSDQSKTKAKGDPVRMYRVQPGDSWPSIAKQFGISVTALHALNFKRVSTYMSPPPGTVIRVK, via the coding sequence GTGATTTCCGAGGAACCGGAATATTCGGTGCAGGTAAGCAGCCATAACATCGAGAAGGGCGGCATGGTCACCGACCATGTGCAGAGGGAGACGGTGAGCCTGCATTTGGAAGGCTTGCTGATCGGGCCGCAGGCCTCGAATTACAGGCATCGGCTCGTCACCGCGATGAATGAAGGGAAGCTGTTGCAATATAGCGGCCGCAATATGCTGTTGAATTGTGTCATTACGAGTCTGCGGACGACGCATGACAATTCGATCGCGAACGGCATGTCGTTCGCGATGACCTTGAAGCAGGTCAATCTCGTCAAGATCGCGTACGACAAGCTGCCGCCCAAGCGGAAAGCGGCCGTCAAGCCGAAGAGCCGCTCCGGCAAGCGGAATACGGCTTACCGGCCGAAGCCGGACGTTCATGTCGTGCGCCCCGGCCAATCGGTCAAAGATATCGCGGCCTACTACCAGGTCAGCGAAGCGGGGATTCGGGCCGGGATGAAGCTCGCCGGCATGCCGGGCATCGCGCAGGCGGGCATGATCGTGGCGCTTCAGACCGGGAAGAAATTGCTGTCGGACCAGAGCAAGACGAAGGCGAAGGGCGATCCGGTACGGATGTATCGCGTTCAGCCCGGCGACAGTTGGCCCTCGATCGCCAAGCAATTCGGAATCAGCGTAACAGCATTGCACGCCCTGAATTTCAAAAGGGTCAGCACCTATATGAGTCCGCCGCCAGGGACGGTCATTCGCGTAAAATGA
- a CDS encoding phage structural protein: MSIGIYDAKQVSVVINGEYITGFGENTFVSCEKDEEQSVAHVGARGEVAIAHKNNPLGTIKLTLMSTSPQIALLHRLAREKKLFSIWVKSNNEPGETIGGTQAIVKKLPAAAYGSELEDREFEIQVLDYTHRVN, from the coding sequence ATGAGTATCGGCATTTATGATGCGAAGCAAGTGTCCGTCGTCATTAACGGCGAGTATATTACGGGATTCGGCGAGAATACCTTCGTCTCCTGCGAAAAGGACGAGGAGCAGAGCGTGGCTCATGTCGGCGCGCGCGGCGAGGTGGCGATCGCGCACAAAAATAATCCGCTCGGCACAATCAAGCTCACGCTGATGTCGACGTCGCCGCAGATTGCCCTGCTGCACCGTCTGGCTCGCGAGAAGAAGCTGTTCTCGATCTGGGTGAAATCCAACAACGAGCCGGGCGAAACGATCGGGGGCACGCAGGCGATCGTGAAGAAGCTGCCAGCGGCCGCTTACGGCTCGGAGCTGGAGGATCGCGAATTTGAAATTCAAGTGCTGGATTACACGCATCGGGTGAACTAA
- a CDS encoding DUF3383 family protein, whose protein sequence is MTIQDVQVTIDLQKPTGRLSFGMPLILGKKAGGSAYKEYGDLKAVQADFAESTAEYKMAAALFGQGDRSPARIAIAACDEQEDAAERLRSVMDMGWYYLLSPDNSEATVTALAQELEKEDYRLFVTRVSDKTKLQALKAAGFNRTVAFYHTDASAYPDAALVGSVGSADVGSVTWKFKTCTGIAPLKLTAGELMEIHDGGAITYVNKQGEARTSEGKTLSGEYIDVIMARDYVRARMEMQIQHLLNQSSKIPYTDAGIAQIESTVINVLLESFRMGIIAADDSGEPLFGTSFLLRNQVDPSDRANREYRGGSFWFEIAGAVHQVKVNGVIRF, encoded by the coding sequence ATGACGATCCAGGATGTTCAAGTGACGATTGATTTGCAGAAGCCGACAGGACGGTTGTCCTTCGGCATGCCGCTCATTCTCGGCAAGAAGGCGGGAGGATCGGCCTATAAGGAGTACGGCGATCTGAAGGCCGTTCAGGCGGATTTCGCCGAATCGACGGCGGAGTACAAGATGGCCGCAGCTCTGTTCGGCCAAGGGGACCGTTCTCCGGCCCGCATCGCGATTGCGGCATGCGATGAGCAGGAAGACGCGGCGGAGCGCCTCCGTTCCGTCATGGATATGGGCTGGTACTATCTGCTCTCCCCTGATAATAGCGAAGCGACGGTTACGGCGCTGGCGCAGGAGCTGGAGAAAGAGGACTACCGCCTGTTCGTGACGCGCGTGTCCGACAAGACGAAGCTGCAAGCGTTGAAGGCCGCCGGGTTCAACCGCACGGTCGCGTTCTATCATACCGATGCCAGCGCCTACCCGGATGCCGCGCTCGTCGGCTCGGTCGGATCCGCGGATGTCGGTTCCGTGACCTGGAAATTCAAGACCTGCACCGGCATCGCTCCATTGAAGCTGACGGCCGGCGAATTGATGGAGATTCATGACGGCGGGGCGATTACGTATGTGAACAAGCAGGGCGAAGCCCGCACATCCGAAGGCAAGACGCTGTCCGGCGAATATATCGATGTCATTATGGCGCGCGACTATGTTCGCGCCCGCATGGAAATGCAAATTCAGCATTTGCTCAATCAATCCAGCAAGATTCCATATACGGACGCAGGCATCGCGCAAATCGAGAGCACGGTGATCAATGTGCTGCTGGAGTCGTTCCGCATGGGCATCATTGCCGCGGATGACAGCGGCGAACCGCTGTTCGGCACCTCCTTCCTGCTTCGCAACCAGGTCGATCCGAGCGATCGCGCGAACCGCGAATACCGCGGCGGCTCGTTCTGGTTCGAGATTGCCGGAGCGGTGCATCAGGTGAAGGTGAACGGCGTCATCCGTTTCTAA
- a CDS encoding ABC-F family ATP-binding cassette domain-containing protein, with the protein MISTTGVTLRYGKRPLFEDVNIKFTPGNCYGLIGANGAGKSTFLKILSGEIEPTNGEVHITPGDRMSVLKQNHYEYDEFPVLETVIMGHQRLYSIMKEKDALYAKADFSEEDGMRAGELEGEFAELNGWEAEADAGELLIGLGIPKNLHDDKMSELDGNQKVRVLLAQALFGRPNILLLDEPTNHLDLESINWLEHFLMDYEGTVIVVSHDRHFLNKVCTHIADIDFGKIQLYAGNYDFWYESSQLALKMARDQNKKKEEKIKELQTFIQRFSANASKSKQATARKKMLDKITLDDIRPSNRKYPFINFKSEREAGKQLLTIEGLTMTVEGEKVFDNLHLVVNKGDKIALVGPNGLAKTTLFQILMGELEPDAGTFSWGVTTSQAYFPKDNSAYFDGVEDNLVDWLRQYSKDQDETFLRGFLGRMLFSGEEALKKASVLSGGEKVRCMLSKMMMAGANVLILDEPTNHLDLESITALNNGLIDFDGTMLFTSHDHQFVQTIANRIIEITPNGIIDRVTTFDEYLDSDEIKGLREQMYPQESKK; encoded by the coding sequence ATGATTAGTACAACCGGCGTTACGCTCCGATACGGCAAGCGGCCTTTGTTCGAGGATGTGAATATCAAGTTCACTCCCGGCAATTGCTACGGTCTTATCGGCGCGAACGGAGCAGGTAAATCGACATTTCTTAAAATATTATCCGGCGAAATCGAGCCTACCAACGGGGAGGTTCACATTACTCCGGGAGACCGTATGTCCGTATTGAAGCAGAACCATTATGAATACGATGAATTTCCGGTGCTGGAGACGGTAATTATGGGTCACCAGCGGCTGTACAGCATTATGAAGGAGAAGGATGCGCTCTATGCGAAGGCCGACTTCAGCGAAGAGGACGGCATGCGCGCGGGCGAGCTGGAAGGCGAGTTCGCCGAGCTGAACGGCTGGGAAGCCGAAGCGGATGCGGGCGAGCTGCTTATCGGGCTGGGTATTCCGAAGAATCTCCACGACGACAAAATGTCGGAGCTGGACGGCAACCAGAAGGTCCGCGTCCTGCTGGCGCAGGCCCTGTTCGGACGCCCGAACATCCTGCTGCTTGACGAGCCGACGAACCATCTGGATCTCGAGTCGATCAACTGGCTGGAGCATTTCCTGATGGATTATGAAGGCACCGTCATCGTCGTATCCCACGATCGTCACTTCCTGAACAAGGTGTGCACGCATATCGCCGATATCGACTTCGGCAAGATTCAGCTGTATGCGGGGAACTACGACTTCTGGTACGAGTCGAGTCAGCTGGCGTTGAAGATGGCGCGCGACCAGAACAAGAAGAAGGAAGAGAAGATCAAAGAGCTGCAGACGTTCATTCAGCGCTTCAGCGCGAACGCGTCCAAGTCGAAGCAGGCGACCGCCCGCAAAAAAATGCTCGACAAGATTACGCTCGACGACATCCGTCCGTCGAACCGGAAATATCCGTTCATCAACTTCAAGTCCGAACGGGAAGCAGGCAAGCAATTGCTCACGATCGAAGGCCTCACCATGACGGTTGAGGGCGAGAAGGTGTTCGATAATCTGCATCTCGTCGTGAACAAAGGCGACAAGATCGCCCTTGTTGGACCGAACGGCTTGGCGAAGACGACGCTGTTCCAGATTTTGATGGGCGAGCTGGAGCCGGATGCCGGCACGTTCAGCTGGGGCGTGACGACGTCGCAGGCGTATTTCCCGAAGGATAACTCGGCTTACTTCGACGGGGTGGAAGACAATCTGGTCGATTGGCTGCGCCAATATTCGAAGGATCAGGACGAGACATTCCTGCGCGGCTTCCTGGGCCGCATGCTCTTCTCCGGCGAAGAGGCGCTGAAGAAGGCGAGCGTCCTGTCCGGGGGCGAGAAGGTGCGCTGCATGCTCTCGAAAATGATGATGGCGGGCGCGAACGTGCTCATCCTTGACGAGCCGACGAACCACTTGGATCTGGAGTCCATCACCGCGCTTAACAACGGTCTGATCGACTTCGACGGCACGATGCTGTTCACGTCGCATGACCATCAGTTCGTGCAGACGATTGCGAACCGCATCATCGAGATTACGCCGAACGGCATCATCGACCGGGTGACGACATTCGACGAATACCTCGACAGCGACGAGATCAAAGGCTTGCGCGAGCAGATGTATCCGCAGGAGAGCAAGAAGTAA
- the rsgA gene encoding ribosome small subunit-dependent GTPase A, protein MNETDSYCNIHNDHNQQRNEINGAAAGSDALAGLASLGWDSRWTETWSQWLNGLNEAAQRRYAGGLVPARVLLAHKHLYRIAGPDGSEWLADVSGQARNQMTAPADWPAVGDWVAAAPRPAEGRATIAGVLPRRSLFARKVAGCRPEAQVVAANADVALLVTSMTLDFEPRRLERYAALAWDSGAVPCIVLTKADAADDADTFIAQAELAAPGTDVFAVSALTGDGLERLRARLAPGTTVVLVGSSGVGKSTLANALAGGERMATQEVRAGDGKGRHTTTHRELLPLEGGAWLIDTPGMREVGMTAADHDGLSSAFEDIEALAAACRFHDCSHSQEPGCAVNAAIASGELEAGRLASYRKLLREEARMRQAEAVRLRRLEAKGARKPAKRR, encoded by the coding sequence TTGAACGAAACCGATAGCTATTGCAACATCCATAATGACCACAATCAACAACGAAATGAAATAAATGGAGCTGCTGCGGGCAGCGATGCGCTGGCCGGGCTGGCCAGCCTCGGCTGGGACAGCCGCTGGACCGAGACGTGGAGCCAATGGTTGAACGGGCTCAACGAAGCCGCCCAGCGCCGCTATGCGGGCGGACTGGTGCCGGCGCGCGTCTTGCTCGCGCACAAGCATCTGTACCGCATCGCCGGCCCGGACGGCAGCGAATGGCTCGCCGACGTATCCGGCCAGGCGCGCAACCAGATGACGGCTCCGGCCGATTGGCCGGCCGTCGGCGACTGGGTGGCCGCCGCGCCGCGGCCGGCGGAAGGCCGCGCGACGATCGCGGGCGTGCTGCCGCGCCGCAGCCTGTTCGCGCGCAAGGTCGCCGGCTGCCGCCCGGAGGCGCAGGTCGTGGCGGCGAACGCCGATGTGGCGCTGCTCGTCACGTCGATGACGCTCGACTTCGAGCCGCGCCGGCTGGAACGCTACGCCGCGCTTGCCTGGGACAGCGGGGCCGTGCCCTGCATCGTGCTCACGAAGGCCGATGCGGCCGACGATGCTGACACCTTCATCGCGCAGGCCGAGCTCGCCGCGCCGGGCACCGACGTGTTCGCGGTGTCCGCGCTTACCGGCGACGGCCTAGAACGGCTGCGCGCGCGGCTTGCCCCGGGGACGACGGTCGTGCTCGTCGGCTCGTCCGGCGTCGGCAAGTCGACGCTTGCCAATGCGCTGGCCGGCGGCGAGCGGATGGCGACGCAGGAGGTGCGCGCCGGCGACGGCAAAGGGCGGCACACGACGACGCACCGCGAGCTGCTGCCGCTCGAAGGCGGGGCGTGGCTCATTGACACGCCCGGCATGCGCGAGGTCGGCATGACCGCCGCCGACCATGACGGCTTGTCCTCGGCCTTCGAGGACATCGAGGCCTTGGCGGCCGCCTGCCGCTTCCACGACTGCTCGCACAGCCAGGAGCCGGGCTGCGCGGTGAACGCCGCGATCGCTTCCGGCGAGCTGGAAGCGGGCCGCCTCGCCAGCTACCGCAAGCTGCTGCGCGAAGAGGCCCGGATGCGCCAAGCCGAGGCAGTCCGCTTGCGGCGCCTGGAGGCGAAGGGCGCAAGGAAGCCGGCCAAGCGCCGCTAA
- a CDS encoding MBL fold metallo-hydrolase codes for MKRYYTNMDNVSTEKAWKQFRRWRAERKVRLKQKDYSYVVPQVEPDLARLHANDGGLSVTWIGHSTFLLQMGGLNIVTDPVWAASMAMEKRLSPPGIPIDQMPPVDVILISHSHYDHLHLGSLRKLVSPRTLLVVPGGLKAKMVRKGFPQTVELEWWKELVIDSVRVTFVPAQHWTRRTLSDMNRSHWGGYVLERMDFEAAESGERLPAKETVYFAGDSGYFRGFREIGRRFAIDVALLPIGAYEPEWFMSRQHVTPEEALQAFEDVGAKLMIPMHYGAFKLADDTPKEALDRLEAERLRRKLDESKVKLLALGETWPGGQ; via the coding sequence ATGAAGCGCTATTACACGAATATGGACAATGTGTCGACAGAAAAAGCATGGAAGCAATTCCGGCGTTGGCGCGCCGAACGCAAAGTGCGGCTGAAGCAGAAGGATTATTCTTATGTCGTTCCGCAGGTGGAGCCGGATCTCGCCAGGCTGCATGCCAATGATGGCGGCCTGTCCGTCACCTGGATCGGGCATTCCACCTTCCTGCTGCAAATGGGCGGCTTGAATATCGTCACGGATCCGGTATGGGCGGCGAGCATGGCGATGGAGAAGCGATTGTCTCCGCCCGGCATTCCGATTGATCAGATGCCGCCGGTTGATGTCATTCTCATCTCGCACTCCCATTATGATCATTTGCATTTGGGCTCGCTTCGCAAGCTGGTAAGCCCGCGCACGCTGCTGGTCGTGCCGGGAGGGCTCAAGGCGAAGATGGTGCGCAAAGGCTTCCCGCAGACGGTCGAGCTGGAATGGTGGAAGGAACTCGTGATTGATTCCGTACGAGTGACCTTCGTGCCGGCCCAGCATTGGACGCGACGGACGCTTTCCGATATGAACCGCTCCCACTGGGGCGGGTATGTGCTGGAACGGATGGATTTCGAAGCCGCGGAGTCGGGAGAGCGGCTGCCAGCGAAGGAGACGGTTTATTTTGCCGGGGACAGCGGATATTTCCGGGGCTTCCGGGAGATTGGCCGCCGCTTCGCTATCGATGTCGCGCTGTTGCCCATCGGCGCCTATGAGCCGGAATGGTTCATGTCCCGTCAGCATGTGACGCCGGAGGAAGCGCTGCAGGCGTTCGAGGATGTAGGCGCGAAGCTGATGATCCCGATGCATTACGGCGCCTTCAAGCTGGCCGATGACACGCCGAAGGAAGCGCTCGATCGGCTGGAAGCGGAACGGCTGCGGCGGAAGCTCGATGAGTCGAAGGTCAAGCTGCTGGCGCTCGGAGAGACGTGGCCAGGCGGACAATAG
- a CDS encoding virulence factor translates to MQLITIEPTPSPNSMKLHLDETLPAGVRRTYSEDNRRSAPPIIGQLLDIDGVKSVFHTADFIALDRYPNADWARILADVRDIFGQSQEESGQGEEWSAWTSFGEAQVYVQYFRGIPMQIRVQADNREERVGLSERFVKAVTEVASATLIKERKLSDYGIRYGELADIAREVEQELEAAYPEERLASLVRQAIEKAKSDEPFIEERRELTEEELAARLKDSDWRVRYAALDRMEPEASRLPLLAETLRDPQSQIRRLTVVYLGEIKTQECLPLLFEALRDASVSVRRTAGDTLSDIGDPAAIEPMIEALKDKNKLVRWRAARFLYEAGDERAVPALEEAANDSEFEVALQARMALERIRSGEEAVGTVWQQMARLREQSEAERA, encoded by the coding sequence ATGCAATTGATCACAATCGAACCGACGCCGAGTCCGAATTCCATGAAGCTTCATCTGGATGAGACGCTGCCGGCGGGCGTACGGCGAACCTACTCTGAAGATAACCGCCGCTCCGCGCCGCCGATCATCGGGCAGCTGCTCGATATCGACGGCGTGAAGAGCGTCTTTCATACCGCGGACTTCATCGCGCTGGATCGCTATCCGAATGCGGATTGGGCCCGCATCCTGGCCGATGTGCGCGATATTTTCGGACAGTCTCAGGAAGAGAGCGGACAGGGCGAGGAATGGTCGGCCTGGACCTCCTTCGGCGAGGCGCAGGTCTATGTTCAATATTTCCGCGGCATTCCGATGCAGATTCGGGTGCAGGCGGATAACCGTGAGGAGCGCGTCGGCCTGTCCGAGCGCTTCGTGAAGGCGGTCACCGAGGTCGCCAGCGCCACCTTGATCAAGGAGCGCAAGCTGAGCGACTACGGCATCCGCTACGGCGAGCTGGCGGATATCGCGCGCGAGGTGGAGCAGGAGCTGGAGGCCGCTTATCCGGAGGAGCGGCTTGCTTCGCTCGTGCGCCAGGCGATCGAGAAGGCCAAGAGCGATGAGCCGTTCATCGAGGAGCGGCGCGAGCTGACGGAAGAAGAGCTGGCCGCGCGCTTGAAGGACAGCGATTGGCGCGTGCGCTATGCAGCGCTCGATCGGATGGAGCCGGAGGCCAGCCGCTTGCCGCTGCTGGCGGAGACGCTCCGCGACCCGCAGAGCCAGATTCGGCGCCTGACGGTCGTCTACCTGGGCGAGATCAAGACGCAGGAATGCCTGCCGCTGCTGTTCGAAGCGCTGCGTGATGCCTCGGTCAGCGTCCGCCGCACAGCAGGGGACACCTTGTCCGATATCGGCGATCCGGCGGCGATCGAGCCGATGATCGAAGCGTTGAAGGACAAGAACAAGCTGGTCCGCTGGCGCGCGGCCCGCTTTCTCTACGAAGCGGGAGACGAGCGGGCCGTGCCGGCGCTGGAGGAAGCGGCGAACGACAGCGAATTCGAGGTCGCGCTGCAGGCGCGCATGGCGCTCGAACGCATCCGCTCCGGCGAGGAAGCGGTCGGCACGGTCTGGCAGCAGATGGCCCGCCTGCGCGAGCAATCCGAAGCCGAAAGGGCCTAA